The following coding sequences lie in one Metallumcola ferriviriculae genomic window:
- a CDS encoding efflux RND transporter periplasmic adaptor subunit produces MLLSKTVRMITYLTLVATLLFVLSGCGAQPVEAQKEQVETIAVSVVKAEKGDLQKFSELSGKVEGQSEVNVIPKMGGKVEEVKVKVGDRVQKGDVMVRLESDEIRARLNQAQAGLAAARASFTNAESNYQRMQELFKQGAISQQQLDSVEMQYETAKSQGVKQAEALVEQARIALDSATIEAPIDGIVAFRYVDPGQTAGPTSPVVTVVNMDTVVVRVNVPETDINTVKMGDTVKVTVPAAAADEAFTGELTMVAPAADARTKAYPIEVAIDNKEHVLKPGMFAQVALGTRSVEDALIIPQEALVDINGIKVVYVAVDGKAVQQDVSLAFTTGEQAAVLTGINAGDAVIIQGQHRVDDGSPVTVQGGDK; encoded by the coding sequence ATGTTACTTAGTAAGACTGTCAGAATGATTACTTACTTAACTTTGGTTGCCACATTACTGTTTGTATTAAGCGGTTGCGGAGCTCAACCGGTAGAGGCGCAAAAAGAACAGGTGGAAACCATTGCGGTTAGCGTAGTGAAAGCTGAAAAAGGTGATTTGCAAAAATTCAGTGAGCTAAGCGGTAAAGTTGAAGGCCAGTCCGAGGTTAATGTTATTCCTAAGATGGGCGGTAAAGTGGAAGAAGTAAAGGTGAAGGTAGGCGACCGGGTACAAAAAGGTGATGTAATGGTGCGTCTAGAAAGTGATGAGATTCGTGCTCGGTTAAATCAGGCCCAAGCCGGTTTGGCTGCCGCCCGGGCCAGTTTTACCAACGCTGAAAGCAACTATCAGCGTATGCAGGAATTATTTAAACAGGGAGCTATCTCTCAACAGCAACTTGATTCTGTGGAAATGCAATATGAAACGGCCAAATCCCAAGGCGTAAAGCAAGCTGAAGCACTAGTAGAACAGGCGCGAATTGCGTTAGATAGCGCTACCATTGAAGCTCCGATTGACGGTATTGTCGCTTTCCGTTACGTTGATCCGGGCCAAACTGCCGGACCGACATCGCCGGTAGTAACCGTAGTCAATATGGATACGGTGGTAGTAAGGGTGAATGTGCCGGAAACCGATATTAACACAGTTAAAATGGGCGATACGGTAAAGGTAACGGTGCCCGCAGCGGCAGCAGATGAAGCTTTCACCGGCGAGTTAACAATGGTAGCGCCGGCGGCGGACGCTCGTACCAAGGCGTATCCGATAGAAGTCGCCATTGATAATAAGGAGCATGTATTAAAGCCCGGCATGTTTGCTCAAGTGGCATTAGGTACCCGTTCGGTGGAAGATGCGCTTATTATTCCTCAAGAAGCTTTGGTTGATATTAACGGCATTAAAGTAGTTTATGTGGCTGTTGACGGTAAAGCGGTGCAACAAGATGTTAGTCTTGCTTTTACCACTGGTGAGCAAGCGGCTGTATTAACGGGTATTAATGCCGGCGACGCGGTGATTATTCAAGGTCAGCATCGGGTTGATGACGGATCACCGGTCACAGTTCAAGGTGGTGACAAGTAG